A genomic segment from Thamnophis elegans isolate rThaEle1 chromosome 3, rThaEle1.pri, whole genome shotgun sequence encodes:
- the APOBEC1 gene encoding C->U-editing enzyme APOBEC-1: MESERPAGTGWRIESEEFLKNYAPERCPEKTYVLYEIQWGRSHKRWRNWCTNTLSQHAEINALERHEERLNQRATTSCHIIWFLSWSPCGSCSHSIIEFLKRHPNVTLEIRVAQLFRPNDKRNRNGLKNLVSSGVQIFIMLLPDYYYCWRTFVVQGRMDNWCLIWSFLILHNVLQLNTILTE; the protein is encoded by the exons ATGGAGTCGGAGAGGCCAGCAGGAACAG GGTGGCGAATAGAATCAGAGGAATTTTTGAAGAATTATGCACCCGAAAGATGTCCAGAAAAAACCTATGTTCTGTATGAAATTCAGTGGGGAAGAAGTCACAAAAGATGGAGAAACTGGTGTACCAATACCCTTTCCCAACATGCAGAAATCAATGCTTTGGAAAGGCATGAAGAGAGACTGAACCAGAGAGCAACAACAAGTTGCCACATCATTTGGTTTCTAAGTTGGAGCCCTTGTGGTTCTTGTAGCCACTCTATCATTGAATTCTTGAAGAGGCATCCTAATGTAACTTTGGAGATAAGAGTAGCTCAGTTGTTCAGGCCTAATGACAAACGTAACAGGAATGGCCTCAAGAACCTAGTCAGTTCTGGAGTCCAGATATTCATTATGCTTCTACCTG attattattattgctggAGAACATTTGTGGTTCAAGGAAGAATGGACAATTGGTGTTTGATATGGAGTTTCTTAATATTGCACAATGTCCTACAGCTTAACACAATCTTGACTGAATAA